A genome region from Desulfobotulus pelophilus includes the following:
- a CDS encoding sigma-54 interaction domain-containing protein, with protein sequence MKKIQIHFGLSILIPFICSGLSLLSVLTGFHSASKTAAHTQWLGLPFLFFPASAMTLIGGIIGFLMARFFLAPVETFMEATRPLVPETSPPNGHEDEMQRYRRVFREVGSALSRMEARTLFPDIVGESQSIREALEALRKVAPTDTTVLITGESGTGKEKMAEALHKRSRRSAGPLIRINCVSIPDGLLESELFGHEKGSFTGADRMRKGKFELAHGGTLFLDEIGDMPMALQGKLLRVLQEKTIQRVGGDKDITVDVRIVAATHQNLEKAVTEGRFREDLFYRLHVFRLMLPPLRERREDIPFFCRDFTRTTGVAVSGEAMAQLVAGSWPGNVRELLNVLEGAAVFSEGGKILTQHLSAAGLMAAGESGRNEAVLAEAAVRFQEKSFQLDAFLKEMEKRILMEALKESNGVQARAAEKLGINPRSMWHRVKKYALQKDDPKT encoded by the coding sequence ATGAAAAAAATCCAGATCCATTTTGGCCTCAGCATACTGATCCCATTTATCTGTTCCGGACTGTCACTGCTGTCTGTGCTGACCGGCTTTCACTCCGCATCCAAAACCGCTGCCCATACCCAGTGGCTGGGCCTCCCTTTTCTTTTTTTCCCGGCCTCTGCCATGACCCTCATCGGTGGCATCATCGGATTTCTGATGGCCCGTTTTTTCCTCGCACCCGTTGAAACCTTCATGGAAGCAACCCGTCCCCTTGTCCCGGAAACCAGTCCGCCCAATGGCCATGAAGATGAGATGCAGCGGTACCGGAGAGTATTCAGGGAAGTGGGTTCTGCCCTGAGCCGCATGGAGGCCCGGACCCTTTTTCCGGATATAGTAGGAGAAAGCCAGTCCATACGGGAAGCCCTTGAAGCCCTGCGAAAGGTGGCCCCCACAGACACCACCGTTCTCATCACAGGCGAATCCGGCACGGGCAAAGAAAAAATGGCCGAAGCCCTGCATAAAAGAAGCCGCCGCAGTGCAGGCCCCCTCATCCGCATCAACTGCGTCTCCATACCCGACGGACTGCTGGAATCCGAACTGTTCGGGCATGAAAAGGGCTCCTTTACCGGCGCGGACCGCATGCGCAAAGGAAAATTTGAACTGGCCCATGGTGGCACTCTGTTTCTGGATGAAATCGGTGACATGCCCATGGCCCTGCAGGGCAAGCTTCTCCGGGTGCTGCAGGAAAAAACCATCCAGCGCGTAGGCGGAGATAAGGACATAACGGTAGATGTTCGGATTGTGGCCGCCACCCATCAGAATCTGGAAAAGGCCGTGACCGAAGGCCGCTTCCGGGAAGATCTGTTTTATCGTCTCCATGTTTTCCGTCTCATGCTGCCCCCTCTCCGGGAACGACGGGAGGACATCCCTTTTTTTTGCAGAGACTTCACCCGGACCACCGGCGTTGCCGTGTCCGGAGAAGCCATGGCACAGCTGGTGGCCGGTAGCTGGCCCGGCAATGTACGGGAACTTCTCAATGTGCTGGAAGGGGCTGCGGTTTTTTCCGAAGGCGGCAAAATCCTGACACAGCACCTGTCGGCCGCCGGTCTGATGGCGGCCGGAGAATCCGGCCGCAACGAAGCCGTGCTGGCGGAAGCGGCCGTTCGCTTTCAGGAGAAAAGCTTTCAGCTGGACGCTTTTTTAAAAGAAATGGAAAAGCGCATCCTCATGGAAGCACTGAAAGAAAGCAACGGGGTACAGGCCAGAGCGGCAGAAAAACTGGGCATCAACCCGAGGAGCATGTGGCATCGGGTGAAAAAATATGCGCTGCAGAAAGATGACCCGAAGACCTAA
- a CDS encoding type II toxin-antitoxin system VapC family toxin, giving the protein MKKILIDSGPLISLFDSSDRYHQETLNFIKLNKFPLVTTIASITETLHLLDFNRNAQIDFLEWIGRGGVEIHDIQNKDFHRLKELTEKYRDLPMDFADSCLVYMAEQLNINTIATIDRDFTVYRVKGRKKFEILFS; this is encoded by the coding sequence ATGAAAAAAATTCTAATAGACTCTGGCCCTTTAATCTCATTATTCGATTCATCCGACAGATATCATCAAGAAACACTTAATTTTATTAAACTAAATAAATTTCCCCTTGTTACAACGATAGCTTCCATTACAGAAACACTTCACTTATTAGATTTTAACCGAAATGCCCAGATAGATTTTTTAGAATGGATTGGCAGAGGAGGCGTTGAGATCCATGATATCCAAAATAAAGATTTTCACCGATTAAAAGAGCTGACAGAAAAATATCGTGATTTGCCAATGGATTTTGCGGATTCATGTCTTGTGTATATGGCTGAACAACTCAACATAAATACCATTGCAACTATTGATCGTGATTTTACAGTTTACAGGGTTAAAGGAAGAAAAAAGTTCGAAATTTTATTTTCTTAG
- the pilQ gene encoding type IV pilus secretin PilQ: protein MEKDAGFRRQRVVWICLCLLLCTGCMGRGSSELPDPFMEPWRAMAEVSEGYSPTAATPIVQYPDFLDGEARTYIEQEDSVMPAMKAFPATPMTLRMQDVDIAVLLRVLCRSVERNVVMSPGVQGRTSLNIVDAPWKEVFLSLLNAHDLTFVEEGSMLRILTREERAAQLASEHRVRVAEPLVTAVVHVDYADPEALGANLRQFLQSRRDVGRSADGGPDGSAVMVDKNTQSLMIQATRTDLGRILQLIKHLDRPTPQVLLEAHIVEATRDTARELGVQWGGAHRMSSHWIKGGNQAGWDVNAGDASFDPSAGNVVNFPVDLSEGGFSLGYLFRQGGSSLLSVQLSALESQGRLNILSRPSITTLNNQTAIIESGREVPYQSVEDGETKIEFKKAAVRLEVLPHVIDHRTLRLEIKTNKDELDWTNAVAGNPAIITKRAETRVVLFDGQTTVIGGLNKEKESRGETGVPFLRNIPLLGHLFKGSTRGSETEELLIFITPRILKTEAGMPGLRVEPEAP, encoded by the coding sequence ATGGAGAAGGACGCCGGGTTCAGAAGGCAGAGAGTTGTCTGGATCTGTCTGTGCCTGCTGCTTTGTACAGGATGCATGGGGCGGGGAAGCAGCGAGTTGCCGGATCCCTTCATGGAGCCCTGGAGGGCCATGGCGGAGGTTTCAGAAGGCTATTCCCCTACGGCGGCTACCCCCATTGTGCAGTACCCGGATTTTCTGGATGGAGAAGCCCGTACTTATATTGAGCAGGAAGATTCCGTGATGCCTGCCATGAAAGCCTTTCCGGCTACGCCCATGACTCTCCGCATGCAGGATGTGGATATTGCCGTTTTGCTGCGGGTTCTCTGCCGCAGTGTGGAACGCAATGTGGTAATGAGCCCGGGGGTACAGGGCAGGACCAGTCTGAATATTGTGGATGCACCATGGAAAGAGGTTTTTCTGAGCCTCCTGAATGCCCATGACCTCACCTTTGTGGAAGAGGGCAGCATGCTTCGTATCCTGACAAGGGAGGAAAGGGCTGCCCAGCTGGCTTCCGAGCATCGGGTGCGGGTGGCAGAGCCGCTGGTTACGGCTGTGGTTCATGTGGATTACGCAGACCCCGAAGCGCTGGGAGCCAACCTGCGTCAGTTTCTTCAGAGCCGGAGGGATGTCGGGCGTTCGGCGGATGGCGGGCCGGACGGATCGGCGGTTATGGTGGATAAAAATACCCAGTCTCTGATGATTCAGGCAACACGGACGGATCTGGGCCGGATTCTCCAGCTGATCAAGCATCTGGACAGGCCGACACCTCAGGTTCTGCTGGAGGCCCATATTGTGGAAGCCACCCGGGATACGGCAAGGGAACTGGGGGTTCAGTGGGGCGGTGCACACAGAATGAGTTCCCACTGGATCAAGGGTGGAAATCAGGCCGGATGGGATGTGAATGCAGGGGATGCTTCCTTTGACCCTTCTGCAGGGAATGTGGTGAATTTTCCCGTGGACCTGTCAGAAGGAGGCTTTTCTCTGGGCTATCTTTTTCGTCAGGGCGGTTCCAGCCTGCTTTCCGTGCAGCTTTCTGCGCTGGAATCACAAGGCCGTCTGAATATCCTCTCCCGGCCATCCATCACCACGTTGAATAACCAGACAGCTATTATTGAGTCTGGCAGGGAAGTTCCCTACCAGAGCGTGGAAGACGGGGAAACTAAAATTGAGTTTAAAAAAGCCGCCGTACGTCTTGAGGTCTTGCCCCATGTGATAGATCATCGTACCCTTCGTCTTGAAATTAAAACGAATAAAGATGAGCTGGACTGGACGAACGCTGTGGCTGGTAACCCTGCTATTATCACCAAAAGAGCCGAGACGCGGGTGGTGCTTTTTGATGGACAGACAACGGTGATTGGTGGCTTGAACAAGGAAAAAGAAAGCAGGGGAGAGACCGGGGTACCGTTTTTAAGGAATATTCCCCTGCTGGGTCATCTTTTTAAGGGCAGTACCCGGGGAAGTGAAACGGAAGAGCTTCTGATTTTCATTACTCCCAGAATTTTAAAAACGGAAGCGGGAATGCCCGGCCTTCGGGTGGAGCCAGAAGCACCCTGA
- a CDS encoding type IV pilin protein — MEQRKSLMNNQQGFTLIEIIAVLVLLGILAAVAVPRYFDMQDSARDNAVKGALAAAQADVSMLYANSVVKSTNFTAPVDQTVGDFNYKAEQKTGSEGTYTITLTSGPSEWFTAYQASNADKIKTEIVLFVKN; from the coding sequence ATGGAACAGAGAAAATCATTGATGAACAATCAGCAAGGCTTCACCCTGATTGAAATTATTGCCGTGCTGGTGCTGCTGGGAATTCTGGCGGCTGTGGCCGTGCCGAGGTATTTTGATATGCAGGATTCGGCAAGAGACAATGCCGTTAAAGGTGCTTTAGCTGCGGCTCAGGCTGATGTTTCTATGCTGTACGCAAATAGTGTTGTGAAAAGTACAAATTTTACCGCTCCTGTCGACCAAACAGTAGGAGACTTTAACTATAAAGCCGAACAAAAAACTGGTTCAGAAGGCACGTATACGATCACTTTAACTAGTGGCCCTTCTGAGTGGTTCACAGCATATCAGGCAAGTAACGCTGATAAAATCAAAACAGAGATTGTTTTATTTGTTAAAAACTAA
- a CDS encoding CopG family transcriptional regulator, with translation MITLRLDPNLEKEISTVAKNLGLTKSDLIRKSVIEYLGKIENPNAWELGKDYFGRYSSGMENLSVDRKMILKEKIRAKRK, from the coding sequence ATGATCACATTAAGACTTGATCCGAACTTAGAAAAAGAGATTAGTACCGTTGCCAAAAACCTTGGCCTGACAAAATCCGATTTGATACGTAAAAGCGTAATTGAATATCTCGGAAAGATAGAAAATCCTAATGCTTGGGAATTGGGCAAAGATTATTTTGGCCGATATTCAAGTGGTATGGAAAATTTGTCGGTAGATCGAAAAATGATTTTAAAAGAAAAGATCCGGGCAAAAAGAAAATGA